A stretch of the Leptospira harrisiae genome encodes the following:
- the hisS gene encoding histidine--tRNA ligase: protein MKEQKLTTENYKGTRDFYPEDMRLRNYLFSVMKDVARSYGYEEYDGPMVESLDLYRAKTGEEIVGKQIYNFIDKGDREVAIRPEMTPTVARMVAKKLRDLPRPIRWFSIPNLWRYEQPGHGRLREHWQLNVDMFGVTSQRAELEILSLACDILFAFGAERNSFKVTISHRSLLDEFLLDGLKVSPNQAHEVSKILDKKNKITEEEYVALVSKTIPNDPTAVSKINLFLAATTETLSQIPGIKEETLKTIQTLFEDLKTIGLDDIVYFDPSVVRGFDYYTGFIFEIFDTSPQNKRSLYGGGRYDNLIGLFSNEELSGIGFGLGDVTLQNFLTAHNLLPNFANDSTVYIPLLDESSFAENHNFARELRKEKIAVEVSLLSQKMGKQLSYAEKKGYRWILLRGEDEIKAGTVTLKDMATRNQWTSSFSEALQKIKEELSK, encoded by the coding sequence TTGAAAGAACAAAAACTAACAACAGAAAACTATAAAGGCACTCGAGATTTTTATCCTGAGGATATGCGCCTTCGTAACTATTTATTTTCGGTGATGAAAGACGTCGCCAGATCCTACGGATATGAAGAGTATGATGGTCCGATGGTTGAGTCCTTGGATTTGTATAGAGCCAAAACCGGGGAAGAAATTGTAGGAAAACAGATTTATAATTTTATTGATAAAGGCGATCGTGAAGTGGCGATTCGACCAGAGATGACGCCTACAGTTGCTAGGATGGTGGCCAAAAAACTCCGAGACCTTCCTCGCCCCATTCGTTGGTTTTCTATTCCTAATTTATGGAGATACGAACAACCAGGTCACGGTCGTCTCAGAGAACATTGGCAACTGAATGTGGACATGTTTGGTGTGACAAGCCAGAGAGCTGAATTAGAAATTTTATCCTTAGCATGTGATATTCTTTTTGCGTTTGGGGCAGAAAGAAATAGTTTCAAAGTAACAATATCCCATAGATCACTTCTCGACGAATTTTTGTTAGACGGTCTGAAGGTAAGTCCGAACCAAGCGCATGAAGTCTCAAAAATTTTGGACAAAAAAAACAAAATTACGGAAGAGGAATACGTTGCTCTTGTTTCGAAAACCATACCAAATGACCCAACTGCAGTATCAAAAATAAACTTGTTTCTAGCGGCCACTACAGAAACACTCAGCCAAATTCCTGGAATCAAAGAAGAAACTTTAAAAACAATCCAAACATTGTTTGAGGACTTAAAAACCATTGGATTAGATGATATTGTGTATTTTGATCCTTCGGTGGTAAGAGGTTTTGATTATTATACTGGTTTTATTTTTGAAATTTTTGATACTTCTCCGCAGAACAAACGTTCGCTATACGGTGGTGGAAGGTACGATAATTTAATTGGATTATTTTCTAACGAAGAACTTTCAGGAATTGGATTTGGACTCGGTGACGTAACTCTTCAGAATTTTTTAACTGCTCATAATTTGTTACCAAATTTTGCTAATGATTCTACGGTTTACATTCCTCTTTTGGATGAATCTTCATTTGCGGAAAATCATAACTTTGCTAGGGAACTAAGAAAAGAAAAGATTGCTGTCGAGGTATCTTTACTTTCTCAAAAAATGGGAAAACAACTTTCCTATGCTGAAAAAAAAGGGTACCGTTGGATTTTACTTCGTGGTGAAGACGAAATCAAAGCGGGTACTGTAACTTTAAAAGATATGGCCACACGCAACCAATGGACTTCTTCTTTTTCGGAAGCACTTCAAAAGATAAAAGAAGAGCTTTCTAAATGA
- a CDS encoding DUF1577 domain-containing protein yields MINRVKIHFDQDREYLPLEAVQTLPEFFKQMMGGNGLFLKGYDTPIRVRFKGERPDGAHIWELETIPELIETIFTVQATPSFHVEVDYELINQKDNLLLGKIIDRRQTFATRQDPRNEKVRGNVVASNFLVAKTNIDFSKLTGVSSQVILSDIQRTVLKNYPQSKVVFLSVSIHSDEIDLMKEHKKPIFILDTETFESYPSPDVFDPKKTFEDEFLLDDKVQEYKKKKIGSFIYYPLFIQMKDMHFFAYLSLETERPGIPGEVLDLFKEVERTFQERIMDSNTHILDIRQNVLNVSRGGVALEVNDMEIIKALKVKPTFTLDINFKLQAPIRMAIELRHLEEVNDFYRLGGRITGVSGDKKAKEIYHSLIDFFG; encoded by the coding sequence ATGATCAACCGTGTAAAAATTCATTTCGACCAAGATAGAGAATATCTCCCCTTAGAGGCAGTACAAACTTTACCTGAGTTTTTTAAACAAATGATGGGTGGAAATGGATTGTTTCTAAAAGGCTACGATACGCCCATTCGGGTTAGGTTCAAAGGTGAACGTCCCGATGGTGCGCATATTTGGGAATTGGAAACGATTCCAGAACTTATTGAAACAATTTTTACTGTCCAAGCAACACCTAGTTTTCACGTCGAAGTGGATTATGAACTGATCAACCAAAAAGATAATCTGCTACTTGGTAAAATCATTGATCGTAGGCAAACTTTCGCGACTAGACAAGATCCTCGAAATGAAAAGGTTCGTGGGAATGTGGTTGCATCAAATTTTTTAGTTGCAAAAACAAATATAGATTTTTCGAAACTAACTGGAGTTAGTTCACAGGTGATTCTTTCTGACATCCAACGAACGGTTCTAAAAAATTATCCGCAGTCAAAGGTTGTCTTTCTTTCTGTTTCAATTCATAGCGATGAAATTGATTTGATGAAGGAACATAAAAAACCAATTTTTATTTTAGATACGGAAACATTCGAATCTTATCCTTCGCCAGATGTATTTGATCCTAAAAAAACTTTTGAAGATGAGTTTTTGTTGGATGATAAAGTTCAAGAATACAAAAAGAAAAAGATCGGCTCTTTTATTTATTACCCTCTATTTATACAAATGAAAGATATGCATTTTTTTGCATATCTTTCCCTCGAAACTGAAAGACCCGGTATTCCAGGTGAAGTTTTGGATTTGTTTAAAGAGGTTGAACGTACGTTTCAAGAAAGAATTATGGACTCAAATACCCATATTCTTGATATCAGACAAAACGTACTCAACGTTTCCAGGGGTGGAGTTGCCTTGGAAGTTAATGATATGGAAATTATCAAAGCACTGAAAGTGAAACCAACATTTACCCTGGATATCAATTTCAAATTGCAGGCACCTATTCGGATGGCGATAGAGTTACGTCATCTAGAAGAGGTGAATGATTTTTATCGATTGGGTGGAAGGATCACAGGTGTCAGCGGAGATAAAAAAGCCAAAGAGATTTACCATAGTCTCATTGATTTTTTTGGTTAA
- a CDS encoding M50 family metallopeptidase translates to MAEKPVKFVIFLSLILSLVAFWDHQFTSYLKEFVVLIHEICHATAALFSGGVVKGIALHGNEGGETIAVPASFRGSFILVVSAGYIGSSLVGAFLLRLGFQGRHARQTMILLGLFLISVSVLYSKLGELAYLTGIFWGVGILVTGMLGETISILSLVFLGTSISLYSLYDLSDFAERLTETDAGILAFWMAGLGPEDLQNQEVPTVVVVLGYMIATLWSLLSIGIIFMSLRSSLSHEESHDYPPMEETFERFPGDLSPEAKLWLEKRGVDPESGIVLPPNLFQDFPPKDNSP, encoded by the coding sequence ATGGCAGAAAAACCAGTTAAGTTTGTCATTTTTCTTTCTTTGATTTTGAGTTTGGTTGCGTTTTGGGATCACCAATTCACATCTTACCTCAAAGAATTTGTCGTACTCATTCATGAAATTTGTCATGCCACGGCAGCTTTGTTTAGTGGTGGAGTTGTCAAAGGAATTGCCCTCCACGGAAATGAAGGTGGGGAAACAATAGCTGTTCCTGCTTCTTTTCGCGGTTCTTTCATTCTAGTTGTTTCTGCCGGATACATTGGTTCCTCCCTTGTTGGAGCATTTTTATTACGGCTTGGTTTTCAAGGACGACATGCTCGCCAAACAATGATTTTGTTAGGATTGTTTTTGATCTCCGTTAGCGTATTGTATTCCAAATTAGGCGAACTTGCTTACCTTACCGGAATTTTTTGGGGAGTGGGAATTCTTGTCACAGGAATGTTAGGCGAAACAATTTCAATTCTTTCCTTAGTTTTTTTAGGAACCAGTATTTCTCTCTATTCTTTATATGACCTCTCTGATTTTGCAGAAAGACTGACGGAAACTGATGCAGGAATTTTGGCATTTTGGATGGCTGGCCTTGGCCCCGAAGACTTACAAAATCAAGAAGTTCCGACAGTAGTTGTGGTGCTAGGATATATGATTGCCACCCTTTGGTCTCTTCTCAGCATCGGGATCATATTTATGTCTCTCCGAAGTTCTCTCAGCCACGAAGAGTCGCATGATTATCCACCGATGGAAGAAACATTTGAGAGGTTCCCCGGCGACCTTTCTCCAGAAGCAAAACTCTGGTTGGAAAAAAGGGGTGTCGATCCTGAAAGTGGCATCGTTTTGCCCCCCAATTTGTTCCAAGACTTCCCTCCCAAAGACAACAGTCCCTAG
- a CDS encoding OmpA family protein codes for MKKILISLIISALPILAQPLPKVKDVRFYQPLNTQNVEYNPIISPTGRYLVFQSNRPGGEGGMDIWISENLSFPDRMKLPVWSPPKNFRELNTTNFEGMFSILFDEEEKPYELYFTSVRDKTQADPKKNREGYDGLNIYYTKINVRTGLWAIPIHVSEINSQFEDKMPAISPDGCSMVFSSNRPGGLGGFDLWISKREPSTRTKEINPDKPKIKCRDGVWQKPVSIGTSINTKDDEISPTFHWDGLRLYFSSNRSDKNRKFSFYYSEYNELQNSFESPVLLGSPFNTNQQLSGESTGFPFDTPADYSTYSLWEESDNEGISVTFDDLWFYFSSNRPGGEGQFDIYRTMVPEDLRRTYEFVFRGLVLDGSEAIMIGLDSTLKIYDDTKPIQVITSKRIGGDLSLADAENFRTTIKTGKLYRVEVSSPGFHPTELLLDLRGNVGKDKEQYSQIILQPIRPTKDERPDKTIQGIRFIVKDRKTDLVIPNAICYYFDDLIRKGKSLESKDSRFDLEKSPTMDFEILVRAKGFKEETFLFAKDKIISMEGKETVLYLRNLNDFDNLYNTIIYFPFNERTLSDEDKKKLDLFADFLIQHKNEKVEIGGHTDNIGNKEYNISLSEDRALSVYQYLRLKGVPKERMKVQAYHYSQPISENETEEGRSRNRRVNFKKID; via the coding sequence ATGAAAAAAATCCTTATATCTTTAATCATTTCGGCACTCCCAATCCTGGCGCAGCCTTTACCGAAGGTGAAGGATGTAAGGTTTTACCAGCCACTGAATACTCAAAACGTAGAGTATAACCCCATTATTTCTCCTACGGGAAGATACCTCGTGTTCCAATCCAATAGGCCTGGCGGAGAAGGGGGTATGGATATCTGGATTTCTGAAAACTTAAGTTTTCCAGACCGGATGAAATTACCAGTTTGGTCTCCTCCAAAAAATTTTCGTGAACTGAACACAACAAATTTTGAAGGAATGTTTTCGATTCTTTTTGATGAAGAAGAAAAGCCATATGAACTCTATTTTACTTCTGTTCGTGATAAAACACAGGCAGATCCCAAAAAAAATCGAGAAGGGTATGATGGTTTAAATATCTATTATACAAAAATCAATGTAAGGACTGGTCTTTGGGCAATTCCGATTCATGTAAGTGAAATCAATTCACAGTTCGAAGATAAGATGCCTGCCATTTCACCTGATGGGTGTTCTATGGTCTTTTCTTCCAATCGACCAGGAGGTTTGGGTGGGTTTGACCTTTGGATCTCCAAACGAGAACCGAGCACCCGAACAAAAGAAATTAACCCAGACAAACCGAAAATCAAATGTAGGGATGGCGTTTGGCAAAAACCTGTTTCCATAGGTACTTCGATCAATACAAAAGATGATGAAATTAGTCCTACCTTTCATTGGGATGGACTAAGATTGTATTTTAGCTCAAATCGAAGTGATAAAAACCGAAAGTTTAGTTTTTATTATAGTGAATACAATGAATTACAAAATAGTTTTGAATCTCCAGTTTTATTAGGATCTCCATTTAATACCAATCAACAGTTGTCAGGCGAATCTACTGGATTTCCATTTGATACACCTGCTGATTATTCGACTTATAGTCTTTGGGAAGAAAGTGATAATGAAGGGATCTCTGTTACCTTTGATGATTTGTGGTTTTATTTTTCTTCGAACAGGCCAGGTGGTGAAGGTCAATTTGATATTTATCGAACTATGGTACCGGAAGATTTACGTAGAACTTATGAATTTGTATTTCGCGGCCTTGTCCTAGATGGTTCCGAAGCCATTATGATCGGACTTGATTCGACATTAAAAATTTACGACGATACAAAACCCATCCAAGTGATTACTTCTAAACGAATTGGAGGAGATCTTTCTCTCGCCGATGCCGAAAATTTTAGAACAACAATAAAAACAGGAAAACTCTATCGAGTGGAAGTTTCCTCACCCGGATTCCATCCTACCGAATTACTTTTGGATTTGCGGGGGAATGTCGGAAAGGATAAAGAACAATATTCTCAAATCATTTTACAACCGATTCGTCCTACGAAAGACGAACGACCAGATAAAACTATCCAAGGAATTCGATTCATAGTCAAAGATAGGAAAACGGATTTGGTAATCCCCAATGCAATTTGTTATTACTTTGATGACCTCATTCGGAAAGGAAAATCTTTAGAATCGAAAGATAGCCGTTTTGATTTAGAAAAATCACCCACTATGGATTTTGAGATTTTGGTTAGAGCCAAGGGGTTTAAAGAAGAGACTTTCCTGTTTGCCAAAGACAAAATTATTTCTATGGAGGGAAAGGAAACGGTCCTTTATCTTAGAAATCTAAATGATTTTGATAATCTGTACAATACAATTATTTATTTCCCGTTCAACGAACGAACATTGAGTGATGAAGATAAGAAAAAATTAGATCTTTTTGCGGACTTCCTCATCCAACATAAGAATGAAAAAGTAGAAATTGGTGGACATACTGATAATATAGGGAATAAGGAATACAATATCAGTTTGAGTGAAGACAGAGCTCTTTCTGTGTATCAATATCTGAGATTGAAAGGTGTTCCTAAAGAAAGAATGAAAGTGCAAGCTTATCATTATTCGCAGCCAATCTCAGAAAATGAAACAGAGGAAGGAAGATCACGAAATAGACGTGTGAATTTCAAAAAAATAGACTAG
- a CDS encoding UDP-glucuronic acid decarboxylase family protein has translation MAKRILITGGAGFIGSHLAETLLNEGNQIIVLDNFHTGRKENLTHLLVNPNFELIRHDITDPIKLEVDEIYNMACPASPVHYQSNPIKTIKTNVLGMMNMLGLAKRVKARILQASTSEVYGNPLEHPQTESYWGNVNTIGIRSCYDEGKRVAETLCFDYHRQHGVDIRVIRIFNTYGPRMIPDDGRVVSNFIVQALRGENITIYGDGSQTRSFCYVDDLVRGIIKMMNTENFIGPVNLGNEGEFTVKELAELVIKETGSKSKIIYLPLPQDDPTRRKPNLSLAKEKLNYSTTVPLVEGVKKTIEYFSKRV, from the coding sequence ATGGCAAAAAGAATCCTTATCACAGGTGGAGCCGGATTCATCGGTTCCCATCTTGCAGAAACACTTCTAAATGAGGGAAACCAGATCATCGTGTTGGACAATTTCCATACCGGACGAAAGGAAAATCTGACACACCTTTTGGTTAATCCGAATTTTGAACTGATCCGCCATGATATCACGGACCCCATCAAATTAGAAGTAGACGAGATCTACAATATGGCTTGCCCAGCTTCGCCCGTACATTACCAAAGTAATCCCATCAAAACCATCAAAACAAATGTTTTAGGTATGATGAATATGCTTGGTCTTGCCAAACGAGTGAAAGCACGGATTTTGCAAGCCAGTACTTCCGAAGTTTATGGAAATCCACTTGAGCACCCTCAAACAGAATCCTATTGGGGAAATGTAAATACCATTGGGATCCGAAGTTGTTATGATGAAGGAAAACGTGTGGCAGAAACTTTGTGTTTCGATTACCACCGCCAACATGGAGTAGACATTCGAGTCATTCGTATTTTTAATACATATGGACCAAGGATGATTCCTGATGACGGTCGTGTGGTAAGTAACTTTATCGTACAGGCATTACGTGGAGAGAACATTACCATTTATGGTGATGGAAGCCAAACCCGTTCTTTTTGTTATGTGGATGACTTAGTTCGTGGAATCATTAAAATGATGAACACGGAAAATTTTATTGGACCAGTCAACTTAGGAAACGAAGGCGAATTTACCGTAAAGGAATTGGCAGAACTCGTGATCAAAGAGACAGGAAGTAAATCCAAAATCATTTACCTTCCTCTTCCACAAGATGATCCTACAAGAAGAAAACCAAACCTAAGTTTGGCGAAAGAAAAATTGAATTATTCAACGACCGTCCCGTTAGTGGAAGGCGTAAAAAAAACCATCGAATATTTTAGCAAAAGAGTATAA
- a CDS encoding lysophospholipid acyltransferase family protein: protein MKQIGYFISFLIVYLFYFPFKVLPYKWCLAYGIFLTKLIYPFDKKHRKVAADNIRFAFPDYTEEQIFNLVKAHYRHLGILLAHTLWAPRMTKKWLDENLIVDAESLQIEEETKKQGVGVILISGHFGTWEILVQFLGIRMKGGGIYKKVRNPFVDRLLRRMRSKNGVVLVPVQESTQVIKLLKQGYWIGFGADQNAGKAGIFVPFMNRQASTFVGPALMAYLTGAKMLYYSVLAGDGGKVIVRVKDLGFVDKKLFPSKDDVIRHYTELWTKTLEGEVKLFPEQYFWVHRRWRTQPQAIENNQQ, encoded by the coding sequence ATGAAACAGATTGGATACTTTATTTCATTTTTAATTGTTTATTTGTTTTATTTTCCATTTAAGGTTCTTCCGTATAAGTGGTGTTTGGCGTATGGAATTTTTTTGACTAAACTCATTTACCCTTTTGATAAAAAACACAGAAAGGTTGCTGCTGATAACATTCGTTTTGCCTTTCCTGATTATACAGAGGAACAAATTTTCAACTTAGTTAAGGCTCATTATCGTCATTTGGGTATCCTTCTCGCACATACACTTTGGGCACCTCGGATGACAAAAAAATGGCTGGACGAAAACTTAATTGTTGATGCTGAAAGTTTACAAATCGAAGAGGAAACTAAAAAACAAGGAGTAGGAGTGATTTTGATTTCTGGTCACTTTGGCACTTGGGAAATTTTAGTTCAGTTTTTAGGAATCCGAATGAAGGGCGGGGGAATTTACAAAAAAGTAAGAAATCCTTTTGTCGACCGATTACTTCGACGGATGCGTTCTAAAAACGGAGTTGTTTTAGTTCCTGTGCAAGAGTCCACTCAAGTGATCAAACTTCTCAAACAAGGTTACTGGATTGGATTTGGTGCCGATCAAAATGCTGGCAAAGCAGGAATTTTTGTTCCGTTTATGAACAGACAAGCTTCTACTTTTGTCGGCCCAGCACTTATGGCCTACCTAACCGGTGCAAAAATGTTATACTATTCTGTGTTAGCTGGTGATGGTGGAAAGGTAATTGTTCGGGTTAAGGATTTGGGATTTGTTGATAAAAAACTTTTTCCTTCCAAAGACGATGTGATTCGGCATTATACAGAACTCTGGACGAAAACGTTGGAAGGGGAAGTTAAGTTGTTTCCAGAGCAGTACTTTTGGGTCCACCGTCGATGGAGAACCCAGCCGCAAGCCATCGAAAACAATCAGCAATAG
- a CDS encoding phosphatase PAP2 family protein, which produces MNLISSIDLKFSTWIQKNLHHPRLSWVLSRVNRGEMFALVLLPLMFLSDLYKPVYISLPFVLIFTYLTDRLVLVLKKYFARKRPLVSVMGKVDSNPDMKHSFPSAHSANSIVVSTILVFAFHETPYFFFFSLFAGVGRLVTLHHFVSDIVGGWVIGFGIGLLAVLVHYYLWPYCVTL; this is translated from the coding sequence ATGAATTTGATTTCTTCGATTGACTTAAAGTTTTCAACTTGGATTCAAAAAAATCTCCACCATCCACGTTTGAGTTGGGTTTTATCACGTGTCAATCGTGGGGAAATGTTTGCACTCGTTTTGTTACCACTTATGTTTTTAAGTGATCTCTACAAACCGGTTTATATTAGTTTGCCTTTTGTTTTGATTTTTACTTACTTAACTGATCGTTTGGTTCTGGTTTTAAAAAAATACTTCGCTAGAAAACGTCCCTTAGTCAGTGTTATGGGAAAAGTGGATTCAAATCCGGATATGAAACATTCTTTTCCTTCTGCACATAGTGCAAATTCCATTGTTGTATCGACAATTTTAGTTTTTGCTTTTCATGAAACTCCGTATTTCTTTTTCTTCAGTTTGTTTGCAGGTGTAGGTCGACTTGTTACCTTACATCATTTTGTGAGTGATATTGTGGGAGGATGGGTCATTGGTTTTGGAATTGGACTCTTAGCAGTTTTAGTTCACTATTATCTTTGGCCATATTGTGTAACTTTATGA
- the folP gene encoding dihydropteroate synthase codes for MAEIFGILNITADSFSDGGKFLNPDDAISQGTKLLQEGADWLDVSGQSSNIEATLVSEEEEWNRVEPVIRHFVPKGVRISLDSFRPEVQKKGIEAGVRCINDITGFTYEGDRSFLRFYIQKFTELKLIIMHSHNKNIAKYKSDLTPEKVIKKIQIFFRDRRSELLGMGIPESALHYDPGMGFFLSEDPMVSFRVLQELEILKLEFPQLMVGVSRKSFLGNVLGNLPTTEREFATLACELHLLKYKIPFIRTHNVLKLRQAEKIWNLCQELE; via the coding sequence ATGGCAGAAATCTTCGGAATCTTAAACATAACTGCAGACTCATTTAGTGACGGGGGAAAATTTCTTAACCCTGACGATGCCATCAGCCAAGGGACGAAACTCCTCCAAGAAGGTGCCGATTGGTTGGATGTTTCAGGCCAATCATCGAACATTGAAGCAACCTTAGTCTCTGAAGAAGAAGAATGGAATCGTGTGGAACCAGTCATTCGACATTTTGTGCCTAAGGGAGTTCGGATCAGTTTGGATAGTTTTCGACCTGAAGTACAGAAGAAAGGAATTGAAGCTGGAGTTCGTTGTATCAACGATATCACTGGATTCACGTATGAAGGTGACCGTAGTTTTCTCAGATTCTACATTCAAAAATTCACAGAGTTAAAATTGATTATCATGCATTCGCATAACAAAAATATTGCGAAATATAAATCTGACCTTACACCTGAAAAAGTCATTAAAAAAATCCAAATCTTTTTTAGAGACCGTCGCTCTGAACTCCTTGGAATGGGAATTCCTGAATCGGCTCTGCATTATGATCCTGGAATGGGATTTTTTTTGAGTGAGGACCCAATGGTTTCATTTCGAGTTTTGCAAGAATTGGAAATCTTAAAATTAGAATTCCCACAATTAATGGTCGGAGTTTCGAGAAAGTCGTTTCTTGGGAATGTACTTGGAAATTTGCCAACAACCGAAAGAGAGTTTGCAACCTTAGCATGTGAACTTCACCTTCTAAAATATAAAATCCCATTTATTCGAACGCATAACGTTTTGAAGTTGAGACAGGCGGAAAAAATTTGGAATTTATGCCAAGAATTAGAATGA
- a CDS encoding Re/Si-specific NAD(P)(+) transhydrogenase subunit alpha — translation MKIGVIKEPSYENRVAITPDVVDPLKKLGFTVSVETTAGDNAFFSDQDFKDVGATVESRDSILSGSDIVVSIHALDEASAKKIGKDKIYIATLSPLAFPKKVKEIANASFKIFSMDTIPRITRAQSMDVLSSQATVSGYKAVLLAASNYSRFFPMLTTAAGTITPARVLILGAGVAGLQAIATSRRLGAVVDVFDTRPEVKEQCMSLGAKFVEVEGAADASNTGGYAVEQSEDYQRRQKEAIAKYAEKADIIITTALIPGRKAPLLITKEMVDKMRQGSVIVDLAAVNGGNCEVTENDKTIVYKGITVIGNSNLQSTQPMDASKMYAKNIVNFLKLFVNKEKQFNINLEDEIINACMIAENGLIRHKPTLALLGE, via the coding sequence ATGAAAATAGGCGTAATCAAAGAACCATCTTATGAAAACAGAGTGGCAATCACTCCAGACGTAGTTGACCCACTTAAAAAGTTAGGTTTCACTGTTTCAGTGGAAACAACCGCTGGGGATAATGCATTTTTTTCCGATCAAGATTTTAAAGATGTTGGAGCAACAGTAGAATCAAGAGATTCAATCCTATCAGGATCAGACATTGTTGTTTCTATCCATGCATTGGATGAAGCAAGTGCCAAAAAAATTGGAAAAGATAAAATCTATATTGCTACACTATCTCCTCTTGCTTTTCCAAAAAAAGTAAAAGAAATCGCAAACGCATCTTTCAAAATTTTCTCTATGGATACGATCCCACGAATTACTCGTGCCCAGTCTATGGACGTACTCAGTAGCCAAGCAACTGTTTCTGGTTACAAAGCAGTTTTACTTGCGGCTTCTAATTACAGCCGATTTTTCCCAATGTTGACAACTGCAGCAGGGACGATCACCCCAGCAAGAGTACTCATCCTCGGAGCAGGTGTTGCAGGCCTTCAAGCCATTGCCACTTCTCGTCGGTTAGGCGCAGTCGTAGATGTATTTGATACAAGACCCGAAGTAAAAGAACAGTGTATGTCACTTGGTGCAAAATTTGTGGAAGTAGAAGGAGCAGCCGATGCTTCGAATACTGGTGGTTATGCGGTTGAACAATCGGAAGATTACCAACGCCGTCAAAAAGAAGCCATTGCCAAGTATGCAGAAAAAGCTGACATCATCATTACAACAGCTCTCATTCCAGGAAGAAAAGCTCCTCTACTCATCACAAAAGAAATGGTCGATAAAATGAGACAAGGTTCGGTGATTGTTGACTTAGCAGCTGTAAACGGTGGTAACTGCGAAGTTACCGAAAACGATAAAACAATCGTTTATAAAGGAATTACAGTCATTGGAAATTCCAACCTTCAAAGCACTCAACCGATGGATGCAAGTAAAATGTATGCAAAGAACATTGTGAACTTTCTAAAACTTTTTGTGAACAAAGAAAAACAGTTCAACATCAACTTAGAAGACGAAATCATCAATGCATGTATGATTGCTGAAAACGGACTGATTCGTCACAAACCCACACTTGCACTTCTCGGAGAATAA